The sequence AGCCGAGCTGGCGCAGCGGCTGCGGGAGGTCCCGGCCGACGCCGCCGACGCGGTCTACTACGACCGGGTCCGGCTCGGCGAGCTGATCGCGCAGTCGATGCAGCGGCTCCGGGAGAGCGACGAGCAGGTCCTGCTGGACGGGGCGGCCTCGGCGGCCGAGGCGTTCACGCGCAAGACCCCGGCCAGGGAGGAGGACGTCCTGGACGCCTCGTTCCTGGTCCGCGCCGACCGCCGCGCCGCGTTCGAGGAGGCCGTGGAGAAGCTGGGCCAGGAGCACGGCGACCGGATCCGCATCCGGCTGATCGGGCCCCTGCCGCCCTACGACTTCGTTCCGGAGGCATGAGCGGCGATGGGATTCTTCACCGGGCTGGTCACGGCGCCCCTGGCACCCGTCAAGGGCGTGATGTGGCTGGCCGAGACCCTGACCGAGCAGGCCGAGGCGCAGCTGTACGACCCGGGGCGGATCGCCGCGGAGATGCAGCAGGTGGCCGACGAGGCCGCCGCCGGCGAGATCACCGAGGAGGAGGCCGCCGAGCGCGAGGAGGAGCTGATCCACCGGTTGAACGAGGGCCGCGCCCGCGGCTACCAGCCGGGCGGCTAGGAGGCCGGTCATGTTGTCCGCGTCCAAGGCCGCCGCAATGGCGGTGGAGCACGTCACCGCGATGACCGGCCGCCGGGCCGAGAGCGTCGTGGGAATGGAGCGCACTGAGGAGGGCTGGCGCGTCAAGGTGGAGGTCGTGGAGACCCACCGCATCCCGGACTCCGCGGACATCCTCGCGGTCTACGACACCGAGGTGGACGAGGACGGGGAGCTGGTGAGCTACCGGCGCGCCGGCCGCTATGCCCGCGGACGAGTCGAGAGGAACTGAGCGGCTGTGAGTGAGATCTCCTGGACGGGCCAGCGCTCCCCGGCGCGGTCGATGGCCGGGGAACGGCAGGGCGCCAACCTGGCCGACCTGCTGGAACGCATCCTCGACAAGGGGATCGTGATCGTCGGGGACGTCCGGGTGAACCTGCTGGACATCGAACTGCTGACGATCAAGCTTCGGCTGCTGGTGGCGTCGGTGGACCGGGCCAAGGAAATGGGCATCGACTGGTGGGAGCACGACCCGTCCCTGTCCTCCAAGGCCCGGCAGAAGGAGGTGGACGGCCAGGGCGACCGCGAGCTGCTGGAGGAGAACCGGCGGCTGCGCGAACGCC is a genomic window of Actinomadura citrea containing:
- the gvpO gene encoding gas vesicle protein GvpO; the encoded protein is MLSASKAAAMAVEHVTAMTGRRAESVVGMERTEEGWRVKVEVVETHRIPDSADILAVYDTEVDEDGELVSYRRAGRYARGRVERN
- a CDS encoding gas vesicle protein GvpG, producing the protein MGFFTGLVTAPLAPVKGVMWLAETLTEQAEAQLYDPGRIAAEMQQVADEAAAGEITEEEAAEREEELIHRLNEGRARGYQPGG
- a CDS encoding gas vesicle protein, which translates into the protein MSEISWTGQRSPARSMAGERQGANLADLLERILDKGIVIVGDVRVNLLDIELLTIKLRLLVASVDRAKEMGIDWWEHDPSLSSKARQKEVDGQGDRELLEENRRLRERLAALEAGADGAAEPTGDGKESPS